Proteins co-encoded in one Cytophaga hutchinsonii ATCC 33406 genomic window:
- a CDS encoding catalase family protein, with product MEDLQLKLHALGKEHIEPNEDRHIEKIIQAFKHALPEYYPAGKVKRMFHPKMHGLVEARFSVATDIEQRYQHGIFLPGVEYPCWIRFSNAKKKPAPDSKKDMRGMAIKLIGVPGEKLLEQHVNNVTQDFLCVTSQTLQTRSVHDFQKSLSALMAGGFKLAWYALTHVRVVIRSMKQISACNNLLTTSFFSTTPYRFGNNETMAVKYAVIPQKNQPVTPAVKKTGNFLKEQLINDLSHTDFYFDFMIQFQEDAKTMPIEDPTVKWRSPFIKLATIKIPKQQFNSSEQQNYGESLSFTPWHCIKEHRPLGGVNRARKAVYIALSAFRHKLNIQTEQEPVTMKTFN from the coding sequence ATGGAAGATCTGCAATTAAAACTGCATGCACTTGGTAAAGAACACATCGAGCCAAATGAAGACAGGCATATTGAAAAAATTATTCAGGCATTTAAACATGCATTACCAGAATATTATCCTGCAGGAAAAGTAAAACGAATGTTTCATCCAAAAATGCATGGACTCGTAGAGGCACGTTTTTCTGTCGCTACAGACATAGAACAGAGATATCAGCACGGCATATTTCTTCCCGGTGTTGAATACCCCTGCTGGATACGTTTTTCTAATGCAAAAAAGAAACCTGCCCCTGATAGTAAAAAAGATATGCGTGGTATGGCCATTAAACTAATTGGTGTACCTGGTGAAAAATTATTAGAACAGCATGTGAATAATGTTACACAAGATTTTTTATGTGTAACATCACAAACACTGCAAACACGGTCTGTACATGACTTTCAAAAATCGCTGTCGGCTTTAATGGCAGGTGGTTTTAAGCTGGCCTGGTATGCACTTACACACGTCCGGGTCGTGATCCGTTCAATGAAACAGATCTCTGCATGCAACAACTTACTAACCACTTCTTTTTTCAGTACAACCCCTTACCGGTTTGGCAACAATGAAACTATGGCTGTTAAGTATGCTGTGATCCCGCAGAAAAATCAGCCTGTTACACCTGCTGTAAAAAAAACCGGCAATTTTCTAAAAGAACAGCTCATAAATGATCTGTCGCATACTGACTTTTATTTTGATTTCATGATTCAGTTTCAGGAAGATGCCAAAACGATGCCCATTGAAGACCCAACGGTAAAATGGCGGTCTCCTTTTATTAAACTCGCTACAATTAAAATTCCGAAACAGCAATTTAATTCTTCTGAGCAGCAAAATTATGGCGAAAGCCTTTCCTTTACGCCATGGCATTGCATCAAAGAACACCGTCCGCTGGGTGGTGTCAACAGAGCACGCAAAGCAGTGTATATAGCGCTTTCAGCTTTCAGACATAAATTGAATATACAAACAGAACAAGAGCCTGTAACGATGAAAACGTTTAATTAA
- a CDS encoding Dyp-type peroxidase, whose protein sequence is MNESVELHDVQGIIIKGYDKLKAATFLLLEITDSTKTKQWLASQLPMVTHADISTKTITTAVQLAFTYSGVAALNVPAEALKTFPPEFIEGMVTEHRSRMLGDLEDSAPDKWKWGGTEKDFYSIHLLLMLYATDDSTLQHFYTEQKNTLDAAGLKIAYQLETSKLPKEKEHFGFRDGIAQPVMRGINHTSDNEANLIKPGEFLFGYQNEYEKYMFSPTVAPENDPANILPADMNNPLLKDLGRNGSMLVFRQLEQNVKAFWAMAERAAKEQNTHDDPVTPEYIASKMLGRWPNGSPLTKCPMEPDASKETFDNFGYAKHDYDGLKCPIGAHIRRANPRDNFLRDSTGDQEKDIEKSMKFMKRFRIIRRGRSYGAPLVESMEPKDIIQAAEDHKERGLYFLCFNSNIGRQYELIQQTWINNPKFAGLYEDPDPMIGYPGIMGDGATTTFTEQAVPVRKQVRGITRFVNVKGGGYFFMPGLNALKYISSL, encoded by the coding sequence ATGAATGAATCGGTAGAATTACATGATGTGCAAGGCATAATCATAAAAGGGTATGACAAATTGAAAGCAGCAACATTTTTATTACTGGAAATTACTGACAGCACAAAAACTAAACAATGGCTTGCTTCTCAGCTCCCAATGGTAACACATGCAGATATATCAACAAAAACAATTACCACTGCGGTGCAACTAGCTTTTACCTATTCAGGGGTTGCAGCACTGAATGTTCCGGCAGAAGCATTAAAAACATTTCCTCCTGAATTTATTGAAGGGATGGTAACAGAGCACAGAAGCCGTATGCTGGGCGATCTGGAAGACAGTGCTCCCGATAAATGGAAGTGGGGCGGTACAGAAAAAGATTTTTATTCTATCCATCTGTTACTTATGTTGTATGCAACAGATGACAGTACATTACAGCATTTTTATACAGAACAAAAAAATACACTTGATGCAGCAGGATTAAAAATAGCTTATCAGCTGGAAACTTCTAAGCTACCAAAAGAAAAAGAACATTTCGGTTTCAGAGACGGGATTGCACAACCGGTTATGCGGGGTATCAATCATACAAGTGACAACGAAGCGAACCTCATAAAACCGGGAGAATTTCTTTTTGGCTATCAGAATGAATATGAAAAATACATGTTCAGCCCGACCGTTGCACCTGAAAACGATCCGGCAAATATCCTTCCGGCAGATATGAATAATCCGTTATTAAAAGATTTGGGAAGAAATGGCAGCATGCTTGTGTTCCGCCAGCTGGAACAAAATGTAAAGGCTTTTTGGGCTATGGCCGAAAGAGCAGCGAAAGAACAGAATACACATGATGATCCGGTAACACCGGAATATATTGCATCTAAAATGCTGGGACGTTGGCCAAACGGATCTCCCCTTACCAAATGTCCGATGGAGCCGGACGCATCCAAAGAAACGTTTGACAATTTTGGTTATGCCAAACACGACTATGATGGGTTAAAATGCCCGATCGGTGCACACATCCGCAGAGCAAACCCAAGAGATAATTTTTTACGCGACAGTACGGGTGATCAAGAAAAAGACATTGAAAAATCCATGAAATTTATGAAACGCTTCCGGATCATACGAAGAGGCCGCTCTTATGGTGCACCACTAGTAGAATCCATGGAGCCTAAAGATATTATTCAGGCAGCAGAAGATCACAAGGAAAGAGGTTTATATTTTTTATGTTTTAATTCAAACATTGGGCGGCAGTATGAATTAATCCAGCAAACATGGATCAATAACCCTAAGTTTGCAGGTTTGTACGAAGATCCGGATCCGATGATCGGGTATCCGGGTATCATGGGCGATGGCGCAACAACAACATTTACAGAACAGGCTGTACCTGTAAGAAAACAGGTACGAGGCATTACGCGTTTTGTAAACGTTAAAGGCGGCGGTTATTTTTTTATGCCCGGGCTCAATGCTTTGAAATATATAAGTTCTTTATAA
- a CDS encoding ubiquinone-dependent pyruvate dehydrogenase — translation MLSKTVSDQLVAMLVQAGIKRVYAVTGDSLNFVNDAIRRSGKIEWIHVRNEETGAFAAGAEAQLKGIACCAGSSGPGHVHLLNGLYDAHKSSASVLAIASTCHSTEFGTDSFQETNTIKLFDDCSCYNQIAVTPLQFPRMLQAAVQHAIHKKGVAVLGLPGDLTSMAAELSPTSMEIYHSNPVIRPSAVELIQLAAILNDHSKITIFCGIGASEAHDQVVKLSKVLQAPVAYSFKAKMSMQHNNPNEIGMTGLLGLPSAFESMHESEVILLLGTDFPYADFMPVKNKIIQIDTAPEKLGRRAKLDMGLCGNIQDTLDALFPLITQKEDDSFLQKQLNLYTEVKEHLKSYVDDPGKENLIHPEYVASRIDALSAEDAIYTVDTGMTCVWAARYLNATGKRTLLGSFNHGSMANAMPQAIGAALACPGRQVIAMCGDGGISMMLGDIMTIVQYKLPIKLIVFNNHSLGMVKLEMEVSGLPDWQTDMVNPDFSKIAEAMGMRAITVTDPADVDGALIEAFAYSGAILLNIITDPNALAMPPKITFEQMKGMATSMTKLMLSGQMDEVWKKIESNKKHLKELL, via the coding sequence ATGCTTTCAAAAACAGTTTCCGATCAGCTTGTAGCCATGTTGGTACAAGCCGGTATTAAAAGAGTTTATGCCGTGACCGGCGATAGTTTGAATTTTGTAAATGACGCCATTCGCAGGAGCGGTAAAATTGAATGGATCCATGTGCGCAATGAAGAGACAGGTGCGTTCGCGGCGGGAGCTGAAGCACAACTCAAAGGCATAGCCTGCTGTGCGGGCAGCAGCGGTCCTGGTCACGTACATTTGCTTAACGGCCTGTATGATGCGCATAAATCAAGCGCATCTGTTCTGGCGATTGCTTCTACATGCCATTCCACAGAATTCGGAACAGATTCTTTTCAGGAAACCAATACCATTAAATTATTTGATGATTGCAGTTGTTACAATCAGATTGCTGTAACACCGTTGCAGTTTCCACGCATGTTGCAGGCAGCTGTACAACATGCCATTCATAAAAAAGGCGTAGCTGTACTCGGGTTGCCCGGTGACCTTACAAGCATGGCTGCCGAATTGAGTCCTACCTCTATGGAGATCTACCATTCCAATCCTGTAATACGACCTTCTGCTGTTGAATTGATACAGCTAGCCGCTATCTTAAATGATCATTCAAAGATTACTATTTTTTGTGGCATCGGAGCATCGGAGGCGCACGACCAGGTTGTTAAACTTTCAAAAGTACTTCAGGCGCCTGTAGCATATTCCTTTAAAGCGAAAATGAGCATGCAGCATAACAATCCGAATGAAATTGGTATGACCGGCTTGCTGGGTCTGCCTTCAGCCTTTGAAAGCATGCATGAGTCAGAGGTCATTCTTTTGTTGGGAACAGATTTTCCATATGCGGATTTTATGCCGGTTAAAAATAAAATCATTCAGATCGATACGGCTCCTGAAAAACTTGGCAGAAGAGCAAAGCTTGACATGGGCTTATGCGGAAATATACAGGATACCTTAGATGCATTGTTCCCGTTGATTACACAAAAAGAAGATGATTCTTTTTTACAGAAACAATTGAATCTATATACAGAAGTGAAAGAGCATTTAAAAAGTTATGTGGATGATCCGGGTAAAGAAAATCTGATACATCCGGAGTACGTAGCTTCCCGTATTGATGCGCTATCTGCTGAAGATGCCATCTATACGGTTGATACAGGCATGACGTGTGTTTGGGCAGCGCGTTACCTGAATGCAACAGGCAAACGTACACTGCTTGGTTCGTTTAATCATGGATCCATGGCTAATGCTATGCCACAGGCCATAGGTGCAGCATTGGCGTGCCCCGGCAGGCAGGTAATAGCCATGTGTGGAGATGGCGGTATCTCTATGATGTTGGGAGATATCATGACAATTGTGCAATATAAACTGCCGATAAAACTAATTGTTTTTAATAATCACAGTTTAGGTATGGTAAAACTTGAAATGGAAGTTTCCGGTTTACCTGACTGGCAGACAGACATGGTTAATCCCGACTTTTCTAAAATTGCAGAGGCAATGGGTATGCGTGCCATAACCGTTACCGATCCGGCAGATGTTGATGGGGCATTGATTGAAGCGTTTGCTTACAGTGGTGCCATCTTGTTAAATATTATTACTGATCCGAATGCTTTAGCAATGCCGCCGAAAATTACGTTTGAACAGATGAAAGGCATGGCAACTTCAATGACAAAACTCATGTTAAGCGGGCAAATGGACGAAGTATGGAAAAAAATTGAATCGAATAAAAAACACCTGAAGGAATTATTATAA
- a CDS encoding 2,3-bisphosphoglycerate-dependent phosphoglycerate mutase has product MPILVIVRHGQSEWNLKNLFTGWSDVELTPTGEHEAEYAGIVLRPYHFDIAFTSVLKRAIHTLSIILNQTGATIPIIENEALNERNYGDLQGLNKAEVGEKYGAQQLIAWRRSYTEVPPGGESLENTCQRVIPYYQEKIEPELKDGRNVLIVAHGNSLRALMMHLEKISPEDIAHVDLATGAPRLYEFSSKLDLNSVSYIKLPETPLDVSTLL; this is encoded by the coding sequence ATGCCTATTTTAGTAATCGTCCGTCATGGCCAATCCGAATGGAATCTGAAAAATCTTTTTACAGGCTGGTCTGATGTAGAATTGACACCAACAGGAGAACATGAAGCAGAATATGCGGGCATTGTATTGCGCCCGTATCATTTTGATATTGCATTTACATCGGTACTTAAACGTGCCATTCATACCTTATCGATTATTCTGAACCAGACAGGTGCTACCATTCCCATCATAGAAAATGAAGCACTCAATGAACGCAATTACGGCGACTTACAAGGGCTGAACAAAGCAGAAGTAGGAGAGAAGTATGGTGCGCAGCAGCTCATTGCGTGGCGCAGAAGTTATACGGAAGTTCCGCCCGGTGGGGAAAGTCTGGAAAATACCTGTCAGCGTGTAATCCCTTATTATCAGGAGAAGATAGAACCTGAATTAAAAGACGGGCGTAACGTATTGATCGTTGCACATGGAAACAGCCTGCGTGCATTAATGATGCATCTTGAAAAAATAAGTCCGGAAGATATTGCACACGTAGACTTAGCAACAGGTGCGCCAAGATTGTATGAATTTTCGAGCAAATTAGATTTAAATTCTGTATCTTATATAAAGCTGCCTGAAACACCACTGGATGTTTCAACGCTTCTATAA
- a CDS encoding zinc-dependent peptidase, with product MISTEEIYTVLLFEFPYFKKINEEKRQQLCLRTKRFIEETNFIPRKGIELTNRMVILISACSQQLTLGFSNHYNYTYFEKIIVYPEKYLSTVTEKYHTGEMNTAGIVVLSWEDFYKGIKIDNDAHNVGLHEFAHALEFMDIANKDVNEVFSACLDKFTVLADQYLQHQPDKPLFRSYATTNLSEFFAVATEYYFEAPYEFSQQEPELFDVLHKAYQQNTVPKASKPKLLAFPKPEEKDLLFGHATSFAYSLMELFVYSVIVALAGFTTLLHPVTGILILLTASVLVYRFAFKNHFCLYLNQVQIYKPYIKRLIDVVFYNTPMQEIYVDYSHVLYVSADEYYSDQLNDNFERQLTGLKYTLCYWENGRVSYANFSTTSTNYDELFLFLYRKKKVGTRINVTFKKYRISK from the coding sequence ATGATTTCAACAGAGGAAATTTATACTGTTTTACTTTTTGAATTCCCCTATTTTAAAAAGATAAACGAAGAAAAAAGGCAGCAGCTTTGCTTACGAACCAAACGGTTTATTGAAGAAACCAATTTTATTCCAAGAAAGGGTATTGAGCTCACCAATCGGATGGTTATTCTTATTTCTGCCTGTTCGCAGCAGCTTACACTGGGCTTTTCAAACCACTACAATTATACATACTTTGAAAAGATAATTGTGTATCCTGAAAAATATCTTTCAACAGTAACAGAAAAATATCACACGGGGGAAATGAATACAGCCGGCATTGTAGTTCTTTCCTGGGAAGATTTTTATAAAGGGATCAAAATTGATAACGATGCACATAATGTAGGTTTACATGAGTTTGCGCATGCGCTGGAATTTATGGACATTGCCAACAAAGATGTCAATGAAGTATTTTCAGCATGCCTGGATAAGTTTACGGTTCTGGCCGATCAGTATTTACAGCATCAGCCGGATAAACCGTTATTCAGGTCCTATGCAACTACAAATCTTTCAGAATTTTTTGCCGTAGCAACGGAATATTACTTTGAAGCACCGTATGAATTTTCGCAACAGGAGCCCGAATTGTTTGATGTATTGCATAAAGCATATCAGCAGAATACAGTACCGAAAGCGTCTAAACCGAAACTGCTGGCATTTCCTAAGCCGGAAGAAAAGGATTTGTTATTCGGGCACGCTACCTCTTTTGCTTATTCTTTAATGGAGCTATTTGTGTATAGTGTTATTGTTGCTCTTGCAGGTTTTACCACTCTGTTACATCCGGTTACAGGTATATTGATTCTTCTTACCGCCAGCGTTCTGGTATACAGGTTTGCATTCAAAAATCATTTTTGCCTGTACCTGAATCAGGTTCAGATCTATAAACCTTACATAAAACGGCTGATAGATGTTGTTTTTTATAATACGCCCATGCAGGAGATATATGTGGATTATTCGCATGTATTGTATGTCTCTGCCGATGAATACTACAGCGATCAGTTAAATGATAATTTTGAGCGGCAATTGACAGGTTTAAAATATACACTCTGCTATTGGGAAAATGGACGCGTTTCATACGCAAATTTTTCTACAACCAGCACCAATTATGATGAATTGTTTCTGTTTTTGTACCGGAAAAAGAAAGTCGGTACACGCATCAATGTTACGTTTAAAAAATACAGAATCAGTAAGTAG